The genomic DNA GGCCGACCAGCCTCTGGCTGGAATAAACCAATAAATTAATAAAGCAATAAATAACCATTATGCCCAGAGTCAAGCGCGGTACAACTCATATCAAAAAACGTAGAAAACTCCTCAAGCAAGCCAAAGGTTATAAGTGGGGCCGGAAAAACCTGATCAAACAAGCAAAAACCGCTGTTATTAAAGCCGGGGTTCATGCTTATCACGACCGACGGACTAAAAAACGCACTGCCCGGGCTTTATGGAATATCAAAATCAATGCCGCAGTGCGTGAGCATGGACTTTCCTACTCTGCTTTTATAAACGCCCTGAGAAAGAAAAATGTAGAATTAGACCGGAAAGTTTTAGCTGATTTGGCGGA from Patescibacteria group bacterium includes the following:
- the rplT gene encoding 50S ribosomal protein L20 — encoded protein: MPRVKRGTTHIKKRRKLLKQAKGYKWGRKNLIKQAKTAVIKAGVHAYHDRRTKKRTARALWNIKINAAVREHGLSYSAFINALRKKNVELDRKVLADLAENEPGVFGKIIDTIK